In a single window of the Zonotrichia leucophrys gambelii isolate GWCS_2022_RI chromosome 2, RI_Zleu_2.0, whole genome shotgun sequence genome:
- the ZNF622 gene encoding cytoplasmic 60S subunit biogenesis factor ZNF622 yields the protein MATYTCITCRVAFKDGDIQRAHYKTDWHRYNLKRKVADMPPVTAENFQERVLAQRAVAEEQNKITATYCTVCSKRFSTFNAYENHLKSKKHLELEKKAVQAVSKKVKILNEKNLEKGLAPESVNKDEMNTAIQQAIRAQPSSSPKKTPVPASNASGSPVSRESASLSQSRERPEIPPRLQWFEQQARKLAKQQAEEEGDNEEDWEDMDSGEDIGSDEEMESVEEEEEEQQVEAESIPAVGAIPVTDCLFCSHHSRSLTKNVAHMTKIHSFFIPDIEYLVDLRGLIKYLGEKVGVGKICIWCNEKGKSFYSTEAVQAHMNDKSHCKLFTDGDAALEFADFYDFRSSYPDHEDGKDVEVLGKHSAEKELDYDDDTMELILPSGARVGHRSLMRYYRQRFGVTRDVAVAKNKKAVGWVLQQYRALGWTGQAGAISAQQRDMQYLQRMKAKWMLKTGMSNNATKQMHFRMQVRF from the exons ATGGCCACCTACACTTGCATCACTTGCCGTGTGGCTTTCAAGGATGGTGACATTCAGCGTGCCCATTACAAAACCGACTGGCACAGGTACAACCTGAAGCGTAAAGTTGCTGACATGCCTCCTGTCACTGCTGAGAATTTCCAGGAGAGAgtcctggcacagagggcagtagcagaggagcagaacaaAATCACTGCCACTTACTGCACTGTGTGCAGCAAGAGGTTCTCCACCTTCAATGCCTATGAGAATCACCTCAAGTCCAAGAagcacctggagctggagaagaaaGCTGTGCAAGCTGTCAGCAAGAAggtgaaaatattaaatgagaAGAATCTGGAAAAGGGGCTGGCCCCAGAGAGTGTGAACAAGGATGAAATGAACACTGCTATTCAGCAGGCCATCAGAGCCCAGCCATCCTCATCTCCAAAGAAGACCCCTGTACCTGCCAGTAATGCAAGTGGCTCTCCAGTGTCCAGGGAAAGCGCCAGcttgtcccagagcagagaacGACCAGAAATTCCTCCACGGCTGCAGTGGTTTGAACAGCAAGCAAGGAAGCTGGCCAAGCAACAGGCAGAGGAAGAAGGGGATAATGAGGAAG ACTGGGAAGATATGGATTCTGGTGAAGACATTGGCTCTGACGAAGAGATGGAAAGtgtggaagaagaagaagaggaacaGCAGGTGGAGGCTGAAAGCATTCCTGCTGTTGGGGCCATACCAGTCACAGACTGCTTGTTCTGTTCCCATCACTCAAGATCTCTCACAAAAAATGTGGCGCATATGACAAAAATCCACAGCTTCTTCATTCCAGACATAGAGTACCTTGTGGATCTCCGAGGACTAATCAAGTATCTTG GAGAGAAAGTCGGCGTTGGGAAAATCTGCATCTGGTGCAATGAGAAAGGGAAATCCTTCTACTCTACAGAAGCGGTCCAGGCTCACATGAATGATAAAAGCCACTGCAAACTCTTCACAGATGGAGATGCTGCCCTGGAATTTGCAGATTTCTATGATTTTAG GAGCAGTTATCCTGATCACGAGGATGGGAAAGATGTGGAGGTTCTTGGAAAGCACTCGGCAGAGAAGGAGTTGGATTATGATGATGACACCATGGAGCTGATCCTTCCATCAG GTGCCAGGGTGGGTCACCGTTCCCTGATGAGGTACTACCGGCAGCGCTTTGGTGTGACCCGAGACGTGGCCGTGGCGAAGAACAAGAAAGCCgtgggctgggtgctgcagcagtACCGAGCCTTGGGCTGGACAGGGCAGGCCG gggcCATCTCTGCCCAGCAGCGTGACATGCAGTACCTGCAGAGGATGAAGGCAAAATGGATGCTCAAGACAGGAATGAGTAACAATGCTACAAAGCAGATGCATTTCCGGATGCAAGTCAGATTCTGA